The DNA window agcactcttaaccacagaggcatctctgcagccccatatATGTCTTTGAACAGCAAACTGTCTGAAACAAGGTGCTGCATGGATAGTTGAGAACACTGACCCTAGACTGTGAGGGTCCCAATGCCATGTTCCCAAGGCAATGGTTCAGAGCATTTCAAGCAAAGCCCAAAGTACATAACTGGGTATAGTAAGAACAGACAGTATTGGTTTCAGAGGCAGGGACTTCCAAACTACCTTCTagttaacaacaaaacaaacaaaaaaaaaagcccaagtccccttacatttatttgtgtgtgggtatgtatgccACTGCACAGATGTGGTGGTCAGAGAAGAGCATGAGGGGTCAGTCCTTTCCTTCTCAAGTGATGAGTCCTGGAGGGTGCTGCATCCATTAAGCCAACTCACAGGCTCCACGGGGCTTAGAGCATGGCCTAGGGCCCACTGGACACTCAACCAACATTATGAAATTCCTCTCTATCGGCTTGGTCCCAACCCACCAACACCAATCCCAAAATAAAACACCCAAAACCAACAAGGGCCGGAGGGGGCCTGAGtacagtcttaaaaaaaaaaggatcagcTTTTAATTTACAAGAGTTCTAGATGTACAgaattttcccttaaaaaaatcgttatacacaataaatacagtacaaaaaaaatctttatcttaCAGTACTAGTTTTGTCTCCAAGATTTCAAAACGTGGCATGGTGGACTGGAGGCAAGAAGAATATAGGGAAGACGGCTTGGGAGGAGGAAGACCCCGTGTCTTGTTCCTCGGGAGGGATGGGGGTGGTGGGAATCTCTCTTACTCTctcgtgcatgtacacacacaggaggaCTCTGGCGTGTGCACGTATGGATGGGACGCAGGTACTTTGGGACACTGGCTTGAGTCCTTGCTTCCTAATTTTCCAGGCTCTGCAGGGAACGGGAAGTGAGCTGAGCCTGTCTGAAGGTCTCTCACAGCTCTGAGCGCCCTGGACAGTGATCCGTGTAGCCAATCAGATAAGGCCTGGTATTCAGATGTTACCAGTGCATCAACCCAGTAGCCCAGTCCTGGGAAACACTCACTCTTATCCCCTGGCCTGTCCTGTGCCAGGAGGACATTGTACATTGCAACAGAACCCCCCTCCCCTAGAAAGCCCACGCCCCATCCCAACTCTCTTGCCAATGTGAAAGCAGGAGGGTGGGGAGGCCTTTGTGACTCAAATAACTTAGGCAAGAATTGTTGGGGACTGGTTTAGTGTCCCCTTAGAGGTGGAGGTCGGCTGCCAGGCTGTTCCCCTGGAGGTGGGATTGGGAGCACCTGACAGGGGCCGCAGGAGCAGCCCAGTGTTATCTGTTCAACGTCCTGGCACCGAGGCCACCGTTGTGACTGGATGGTGGAAAGGCGTCTGGCCTGTGCAGAGGTGCTGGGGATGTGGGGTTGCCAGGCATGGGCCCTGTATGGGGGTAGGGAGCTGCGGGTGTCCGGCCAGGGGCCTGTTGCAGGTTAAGGATGCTGTCGATGGCGCTCTGCAAATGCTCAGTGAGCGTATCGTCCTGCGGGCTGTCACTAGAGAGCTGGCCTGGTCCCACATCAGGGGACTCGGGACTTGCGTCGTTTTGGCCGGGGGCAGTGCAGGTGCTTCCCCAGCTGGGTTCGGTGGGGCCCTGGCTGGTGTGGAGGCTGGGGTTTCTTGGGGGTGGTGGCCGCCCTTCAGAACACGCTGATACAGTTCGTCCTCCACTGCAGCCAGCTCGCGGATCAGCCCACTGGTGGCCTCATCCACCTTGGCAGGTAGTGAGGTCGGGCTGCTTGCACCCCGCGGCCGTCCCTGTGCACCCTCGGCAGCACCTGGGTCACCCACATTTTCACGGTAGGTCTTGCGCAATGGTAGACGTGGGCAGGGCGCAGGCACTGTGGGTTTGCGTGCTGCGGGCGGGGGATGGTCCAAAGTGCCATTCATCTGTGCCTGCGTGGCAGGAGGGAGTGAGGGTGGAGCTGAGCGTGGCGGAGGCTCTGCCCCTTTCGCAGGTGCAGGTACAGGCAAGGGCTGGTGCACAGGGTCCAGTGCAGTGTTGTGCACCACTTTGCTGAGCCCCGCCTCCTGCTTGATCTTGAGCTTGAGGCCGATGCGGCTGCGGGCCTCATAGGTCTTGATGGGTGGCCGGTTGCGAGAGGGCATGGGGCCATCCTCATCTGCGTCCAAGGATGAGGTGgcagaggatgaggatgaggatgaggatgttGATGACAAGGAAGATGATGTTCGGGCCCAGGTCACCGAAGGGGAGCCGCCAGCCCCGCCGTGTCGGCATCAACTAGCTGGTGGGCAGGTGAGGAGGGGCTGGGCAGAGGTTCGGATGTGGAAGATGAGGATGATGGCCATGGCTGGGGAGCCGGTTGACCCCTCGGAAGACACTGGGACAGGGAAAGCCGAGGGAGCGGGGAGGAAGACACGTACTCGTCTGTAGAGTTGGGACAGGAGAAAAACCCTCAGGGTTAGTAGCTAAACTGAGAGAGGTACTTGTATATTGAATATCTTATCTTCAGGTCCAGGACGAGTCTAGACTAGCGGTTCTCAACGTGTAGGTTGCGACCTCTTTAGGAGTCagacaaccctttcacaggggttgcacagcagatatcctgcatatcagatatttacatatgacacataacagtagcaaaattacagttatgaaataggaatgaaaataattttatacttggGGTCCACCACCACaagaggaagtgtattaaagggtggcagcattaggaaggctgagaactactgGTCTAGAGCAGATCCTTGGGTCACCCCACATTGCAGGTTTCCTATATCGATGACTCCCAAGCCCTGCCTAAAACTTCACTGCCCTCCCAGGGTCACATATGTAAGACAAACAGTAAGAATTTAAACAAGTGCAGCTCCAGATAAGGTGCAGTGGCCTACGTCTGTCATTCCGGctactcaggagcctgaggcaggtggatctaagtACAAAGGCCAGCCCGGGCAAGTCTGGGTgctcagtgagaccctatctctaaaaattgaagctaaaaacaaaacaggattggGGAGTGGTTCAGGGGTAGcgctcctgcctagaatcccacAGTGAGGAGTTGGGGcgtggctcagcagttcagtcCTAGCCTAGCATGCTCCCACTTTGGAGGTGCTAACCTCACAGACAAACAAGTGCTCCAGGGTGATTTCCTTGTCTTCTTATGGGCTAGGCGTATGTGCTCCCCACACAGCACGCCCATGGCCCCTGGCTACTTGCTTATAGCTCTGATTTATCCCATGTCGTCCATCAGACTTGttacagaaattcttttttttttaatatttatttatttatttattatgtatacagcattccttccatgtatgcctgcaggccagaagagggcaccagaccccattacagatggttgtgagccaccatgtggttactgggaattgaactcaggacctttggaagagcaggcaatgctcttaacctctgagccatctctccagcccccaaatgtgtagcccaggctggcctcgaactcgtgatcctcctgcctctgcctccttcagcaaatcctaccggcgtgcgccaccacaaccggctACAGAAATTCTTATGTGGGGATCACAGGGTCCTTCCCAGACTCACTAGGGATACTCAGGAGACACATGTCTTTCCCAAAGGCAGAAAGCTCCAGAACAGACCTCAAAGGGTTCAGAAAGATTACACACTAGTGTCCTGACTCCTGTGAGTACACAGAAAGGCCTAGGGCTGGGACAGGGGGAAGCAGAATGGCGGATTTTTTCAAGAGAATAATGGTACTTGAACGTGGGACAAGGCTGAAGAAGAATTTTGGAAAAgcaaggggctggggtgtggacATATACTTTCCTTAAAGGATAAAGCTTATAGGATGCTTAAAGcacaaaaaggaagaggaaagcctCATTCTTAGGGGGGTGCAAGTAAAGAATGGGCAGAGTGGGTGTGGCAGGAACCTTGCTTGTGTGCCTCAGCCGTGGctcttctctcctgcttctgCATCAGCCTAGGCTGGCAGAaaagcccctccccccttctaGGGTGGAAACTCACAGGGTGGAGCTATAGCAAGGGAAGCAGGAGGGGCTCGTGTGCCCCCTGGTGGCTAAGAAAGGTAAGGCCACTCAACACaatccttggttttgtttttagactaGGCTGTACATAAAcctagagatccttctgcctctgtcttccccatgCACCCCATGCACCCCATGCACGTCAGGTTGTTTGCTGGGAATCCCAGCATCAAGGTGCATGACAGATGGCGGgatgccctccccacccctcccctcttaCCAGGCTTCTCCTTGGCGAGCTGCTTATCCAAGGCAAGGGTGGTCTTCTCCTCTTGAATGAACATTCGGTCGATCATAACCATTTCTGCGGAAGGACTGACTCTCTGTGGCAGGGTGATATAAAGGACACaggaaaagcaagttggggaagagaaAGCCCTGGCAGGATGTAACTGGTCAGGCTCAGACCATCTACCTCCCTCCCAGCTAAGGAGAAACTCCCCCTTCCTGTCCAGAGCAAGGGAAGGACAGTTCACAGCGGGGAAGGGACCCCAACAGCTTGAAAATCCTACCCGAGACTCTTCCAAAAGCAAAAGCCGGTATTTATTGAGCATGGCCTGGGTGCGTTTGAGGAGCTGCGTGGAGACAGTCTCAAATTCTTCATCcactgaaggaagaaaagccacACAGGTCAGAAGATGGGTCGGGGGATGAGTGGACGGCACAAGGCGTCTGTGGCCGAGCACACAATGCTCACCCTACTTCATGCTCTGTGGCCTGAACACCGAGGGCTGGTGGCTGAGCTGGGGGCACTTGGGGACATGGGGAGAGCAGTGGGGAGGCCTCACCTTTGTGGTAGTcgttgggggagggaagggcacCCTGGTAGACGTGGTAGGGCAGGAGGCGATGGAGGGCATCCTCAAAGGAGGGGAAGGCTGTCTTGTAATCGGGGTGCAGGACGGAACCCTGATGTTTGTGCAGATGCTCcaggaagctgggggtggggttagACCACATACACAGAGCTGGGGTGAGGGCCAGAGAAACTGATCCTGAACCTCAGCCCCACGATAAATTCAGACTGCAAAGGAGGGTGGCGCCAACCTGGCTCCCTGCGCCCACTTGTCTCATGGCTTCCCTAGCCGTGGACCAAAGTTAACAGgtgacagaagaggaaagaagagcctGGTAAAGTGAGGGGACATCACTCTTGCTTAGAGGAtccaaaggagaaagggaggggttgAGAGTTAGGTGGGAACCTTCAGATCCATGCTGCTCTGTCTCTTGCCACCAGGGGGCAGGACCGCTCCACTGCCTCTGGCCTAAGAAAGTATGTAGGGGTGGGGCTGCCTAGGAGGGTGTTAGATTTTAAGTACCTGCTTTATTTCTCATTTGCGGGTTTTCTACAGAATCCCTACTACAACGGGTTGGGTTCCCCATCACATGACCACGTGCCCCACCAGACAAGCCTTGAAGAGCAAGCAGCCCTCTACACCATGGGGCAGatctgctctcctctctgagttctcAAACAGCCTGCCTGCTCTCACCAACAGGCGGCCTCCTCTTCAGTTTACTCACTCAAAACATTGTTCCCCATCTTCCCCGACCCTCAAACTTATGTGCACCTAACCCACGGGCCCATCCGACACCCCCGGCTCTTCACCACATCTGACAGGCTACAGAAACAGCAACAGCGCTGACATCAAACTGTAGACGGAACCCAGGGCCTAGTGCATTGCAGCCTCAAGAAGTAAGCAGCCCGCCACTGTTCCCTTagcagaagggaaactgaggtcaagAGGGAATGCACACAACTTGGGAGAGTTGGAGCTGGGACTTTGTAGAGAGGTCGGGGCAGGTGGCTGTCACTCACCAGGCTTCTTTGCTGGGTTGTAGTAGGGGCTGTTTCTTCAGGCTACACAACTTGCTGTCATACTGTGGAAGGAAGACAGGTGAGTGACAGGTGCTGCTAAGGGGAAGCCTTCTCGGTCTCCTCAGTCTATGTCCCCCATCTAGCCACGGACATAGATGGTAAAGGAAGCTGGCACCAGCTATAGCATCCTTGCCCACCCAAGAGAAACCTGGTGGGGAAAGCCAGGTATGCTGTCATATGCCTGTGTCCTGGTTAGccttagctgtcaacttgacacagcctagagtcacccaAGAGAAGCCTCAACTGACGTCTGCTCTTTGAGGAATTATCTTGATTAACTGATACAAGAGGGCCCAGCCTTCTGTGGGTGGCAACATTTCCTAGGCAGGTGACCCCAAGCTTCGTAAGAAAGCTAGCCTAGCAAGAAAATAAACCCATGAACGAACGATGAAGTAAGGACCATTCCTCCACGGtctgtgcttcagttcctgccctggcttccctcaatgatgggctgTGATCTGGAagaataagtcaaataaacccgtCCCTCTCCTAAGCTGCTTTTGATTACAatcttttgtttgggtttttgatttttggagacagggtttctctgtgtagctctggctgtcctgaaactcactctgtagaccaggcttgccttgaactcacagagatccacctgcctgtgtctcctgagtgctggaattaaaggtgtacactactaCCACCTGGCTGGTTACTTACTGTCTtattatcatagcaacagagaccAAACAGATacccatctcaaaaaccaaggagGTGGATGTTTTTGAGTTTATGGCCAGTCTTGGAtagagaccccatttcaaaaccAAGGAGGGGGGTAGGAAGgtgtccatgagttcaaggccagcctgatttacatattGAATTTCAGACCACTCAggactacaaagtaagtttcTGCCTCAACTaaaacagagagggaagaagggaggaaaccTGCTTGGGAGATGTGGCCTAGGTTATGGGAAAAGAGTATTAGCAAATAGGTCCAAGCCCTtggtgcctccccccccccccgtatccCCTCTGCACCAGCTCAGGGAGGTCTCCTATGTTGACCTTTTAATTTCATCGTGATTAATAATATCCTCCCTCATCtccatctcctctttccttctagtGAATCTAGTTTCCATATACTTAGTTTGAGATAATTGGTCTGTCCAAACTTCTTTACCAAAATCCAGAGGTTTGTTGTGCAAGTCAGTGCTCCATCCCCaagccacactcccagcccctcactgggggcattctaggcaggggctctaccactgaagtGCCCACATCTAAACTGCTGTATTGGTGCTTCACCTCTGATCCTACAGAAGTCCACACACTCCTGCCCCTAGCTAGCTTTTCTCACCACCTAATCAGCCCT is part of the Arvicola amphibius chromosome 8, mArvAmp1.2, whole genome shotgun sequence genome and encodes:
- the LOC119820490 gene encoding BRD4-interacting chromatin-remodeling complex-associated protein-like; translation: MPSRNRPPIKTYEARSRIGLKLKIKQEAGLSKVVHNTALDPVHQPLPVPAPAKGAEPPPRSAPPSLPPATQAQMNGTLDHPPPAARKPTVPAPCPRLPLRKTYRENVGDPGAAEGAQGRPRGASSPTSLPAKVDEATSGLIRELAAVEDELYQRVLKGGHHPQETPASTPARAPPNPAGEAPALPPAKTTQVPSPLMWDQASSLVTARRTIRSLSICRAPSTASLTCNRPLAGHPQLPTPIQGPCLATPHPQHLCTGQTPFHHPVTTVASVPGR